Proteins from a genomic interval of Diaminobutyricimonas aerilata:
- a CDS encoding trimeric intracellular cation channel family protein, with amino-acid sequence MAAAFSIPLWADLLAVGIGGVQGALFAAQFRDRRLDLLGVAIVGIATGFGGGVLRDILLSTDIAPLHSNWYLVVATGAALLGMLLERIFVRVNVGITLLDALTIGLFCAIGTTKALAFGLPEIPAAFVGVLAAVGGSILRDLLLNLPIALMHVGSLYAVAAAAGSLTLVGLVSAGVDVYVAASVCVALTFGVRVLAVLFKWSLPEQRALSRLPRIRPRPRR; translated from the coding sequence ATGGCCGCCGCATTCTCGATCCCGCTCTGGGCCGACCTGCTCGCCGTCGGGATCGGCGGAGTGCAGGGCGCGCTCTTCGCCGCCCAGTTCCGCGACCGGCGGCTCGACCTGCTCGGCGTGGCGATCGTCGGCATCGCGACCGGGTTCGGCGGCGGTGTGCTGCGCGACATCCTGCTCTCGACCGACATCGCCCCGCTGCACAGCAACTGGTACCTCGTCGTCGCGACCGGGGCGGCGCTGCTCGGGATGCTGCTCGAGCGGATCTTCGTGCGCGTCAACGTCGGCATCACGCTGCTCGACGCGCTCACGATCGGGTTGTTCTGTGCGATCGGCACGACGAAGGCGCTCGCGTTCGGTCTGCCCGAGATCCCCGCGGCGTTCGTCGGGGTGCTCGCGGCGGTCGGCGGGTCGATCCTGCGTGACCTGCTGCTCAACCTGCCGATCGCGCTCATGCACGTCGGCTCGCTCTACGCAGTCGCGGCCGCGGCGGGATCGCTGACCCTCGTCGGGCTCGTGAGCGCCGGGGTCGACGTCTACGTCGCCGCGAGCGTGTGCGTCGCCCTCACGTTCGGCGTGCGCGTGCTCGCGGTGCTCTTCAAGTGGAGCCTGCCCGAGCAGCGGGCCCTCAGCCGGCTGCCGCGCATCCGTCCTCGACCGCGTCGCTGA